Proteins from a genomic interval of Pseudomonadota bacterium:
- a CDS encoding radical SAM protein — protein MPPATPTSEPVTLPARCMVTRADGLFSSRRGDRVLVVEPLTASWAVLTQRTWTLLSSLNRPTSSDALIRRAVTAGLEDAAARDLIALLHRKGFVHLDGRPATDPHALWARPPEVPSFVSVHVAEGCNLRCTYCYADAGADLNRMPRDLMFGVVEKSIREIPSTIDFLGGEPFLLFDDITDVIAHGNRIAESLQKRVDWLMQTNGTLLTRERARLLATLNVGVGVSIDGPKALHDKYRPRAGGTGSFDEVFRNMLAARDEGLRVAPLAVIHEPATYTEVLRFFLESGFEHMRFNYSNVMGRARDGLDFPADRAEAFAAGFLSLVREARAWCETHQRRLGIGDLDQMIAVLATKNRDYMCMRSPCGLGDSIISFGVNGEIYACEEFERHTKATFLLGQTSEMSIPEVVRSSPNYHLLKQRKVENIPKCSRCHLRYI, from the coding sequence ATGCCACCTGCAACCCCGACAAGCGAGCCGGTGACACTGCCTGCGCGCTGCATGGTGACGCGGGCCGATGGCCTGTTCTCGTCACGACGGGGCGACCGTGTGCTGGTCGTGGAGCCGCTCACCGCGTCGTGGGCTGTGCTCACGCAGAGAACATGGACCCTTCTCTCGAGCCTCAACCGCCCCACCTCATCCGATGCGCTGATCCGCCGGGCCGTGACCGCGGGGCTCGAAGATGCGGCGGCCCGAGATCTCATCGCATTGCTGCATCGCAAGGGATTCGTGCACCTCGACGGGCGCCCCGCCACCGACCCGCACGCCCTGTGGGCGCGGCCGCCCGAAGTGCCCTCGTTCGTATCGGTGCACGTGGCCGAGGGGTGCAACCTGCGATGCACCTACTGCTACGCCGACGCAGGGGCAGACCTCAATCGCATGCCCCGCGATCTCATGTTCGGGGTGGTCGAGAAATCCATCCGCGAGATTCCCAGCACCATCGATTTCCTCGGGGGCGAGCCGTTCCTTCTGTTCGACGACATCACCGACGTCATCGCGCACGGCAACCGCATCGCAGAGAGCCTGCAGAAGCGGGTCGACTGGCTCATGCAGACGAACGGGACCCTGCTCACCCGAGAGCGCGCCCGATTGCTGGCCACCCTGAACGTGGGCGTGGGGGTGAGCATCGACGGCCCGAAGGCGCTGCACGACAAGTACCGACCCCGCGCCGGCGGCACAGGCTCGTTCGACGAGGTCTTCCGCAACATGCTCGCGGCTCGAGACGAAGGGCTGCGCGTGGCACCCCTGGCGGTGATCCACGAACCCGCGACCTACACAGAGGTCCTCCGCTTCTTCCTCGAGAGCGGCTTCGAGCACATGCGCTTCAACTACTCGAACGTCATGGGGCGGGCCCGTGACGGCCTCGACTTCCCCGCCGACCGCGCCGAGGCGTTTGCGGCAGGCTTCCTCAGCCTCGTGAGGGAAGCCCGCGCCTGGTGCGAGACCCATCAGCGGCGACTGGGCATCGGCGACCTCGACCAGATGATCGCCGTGCTCGCCACGAAGAACCGCGACTACATGTGCATGCGCTCGCCGTGCGGCCTGGGCGACAGCATCATCTCGTTCGGCGTCAACGGCGAGATCTACGCCTGCGAAGAGTTCGAGCGCCACACCAAGGCCACATTCCTCCTCGGCCAGACCAGCGAGATGAGCATCCCGGAGGTCGTGCGATCATCGCCCAACTACCACCTGCTCAAGCAGCGCAAGGTCGAGAACATCCCCAAGTGCTCGCGATGCCATCTGCGCTACATCTGA
- a CDS encoding radical SAM protein: MTVTVQKITNREHSPLLQASSLVTRTPNLYQSRRGNRVLFIERESGSWLILGDDRLRHFLKLQRPMTVREFLNIENAMSVRQREAFLLELYTMGMVEIAGRSYFNYEKMWKKPQAYPTFLCLHMTEKCNLACTYCQADSMPDGARMPLKTAMKVVERLLTENPPETFTIDFHGGEPLLEYDNMMKVVRHAKKVAETTGKRPVFMMQTNGTALTPERVKGLMDEGVHVGISLDGPGEVHDRQRFTARGKGSFDRVWGNSQKAMEMGLNTGFLAVIHDPRDYLTTSRWFRDQGFRSYRINYSSSIGRAPKELQFPAGREEAFARYWLEMVQDALDWSRQNDEHLNISDINNKINNLTTKNRPFMCYRSPCGVGNSVLGFGTDGGIFACEEMASLEYFRVGNIHDESVSIKDLVDKSPILQDLQRRTVDNIPKCSTCHLKRICSGGCTSKVFAKYGTVWRESPMCGFYLIVYEELMWMLHDNPDMIENLGFEGLKSDKFKNRRKVAGRSTGNVDGSGDAAGELLIHGTDASSLDVFEMVTN; this comes from the coding sequence ATGACGGTCACCGTGCAGAAGATCACCAATCGGGAGCACAGCCCGCTGCTCCAGGCCTCATCGCTGGTGACGCGAACGCCGAACCTCTATCAGTCGAGGCGCGGCAACCGGGTACTGTTCATCGAGCGCGAATCGGGTTCGTGGCTGATTCTCGGCGACGACCGTCTGCGCCACTTCCTCAAGCTGCAGCGCCCCATGACCGTGCGTGAGTTCCTCAACATCGAGAACGCCATGTCGGTGCGCCAGCGAGAGGCCTTCCTGCTCGAGCTCTACACCATGGGCATGGTGGAGATCGCCGGTCGCTCGTACTTCAACTACGAGAAGATGTGGAAGAAGCCGCAGGCCTATCCCACCTTCCTGTGCCTGCACATGACCGAGAAGTGCAACCTCGCCTGCACCTACTGCCAGGCCGACTCCATGCCCGACGGGGCGCGCATGCCGCTCAAGACCGCCATGAAGGTCGTGGAGCGCCTGCTCACCGAGAACCCGCCAGAGACCTTCACCATCGACTTCCACGGGGGCGAGCCGCTGCTCGAGTACGACAACATGATGAAGGTGGTGCGCCACGCCAAGAAGGTGGCCGAGACCACCGGCAAGCGGCCCGTCTTCATGATGCAGACCAACGGCACGGCGCTCACACCGGAACGCGTGAAGGGACTCATGGACGAAGGGGTGCACGTGGGCATCAGCCTCGACGGCCCAGGAGAGGTGCACGATCGCCAGCGCTTCACCGCCCGTGGCAAGGGGAGCTTCGACCGGGTCTGGGGCAACAGCCAGAAGGCCATGGAGATGGGCCTCAACACCGGCTTCCTGGCTGTGATCCACGACCCCCGCGACTACCTCACCACGTCTCGCTGGTTCCGGGATCAGGGGTTCCGCTCGTACCGCATCAACTACTCGTCGTCCATCGGTCGAGCCCCCAAGGAGCTGCAGTTCCCGGCCGGCCGAGAAGAGGCCTTCGCCCGCTACTGGCTCGAGATGGTTCAAGACGCTCTCGACTGGTCTCGCCAGAACGACGAGCACCTCAACATCTCCGACATCAACAACAAGATCAACAACCTCACCACGAAGAACCGTCCGTTCATGTGCTACCGATCGCCGTGCGGCGTGGGCAACAGCGTGCTCGGGTTCGGCACCGATGGCGGCATCTTCGCCTGCGAGGAGATGGCGAGCCTCGAGTACTTCCGCGTGGGCAACATCCATGACGAGAGCGTCTCGATCAAGGACCTCGTCGACAAGAGCCCAATCTTGCAAGACCTGCAGCGACGCACGGTCGACAACATCCCCAAGTGCAGCACCTGCCACCTCAAGCGCATCTGCAGCGGCGGCTGCACCTCGAAGGTGTTCGCCAAGTACGGCACGGTGTGGCGCGAATCGCCGATGTGCGGGTTCTATCTCATCGTGTACGAGGAGCTCATGTGGATGCTCCACGACAATCCGGACATGATCGAGAACCTGGGATTCGAGGGCCTGAAGTCAGACAAGTTCAAGAACCGACGGAAGGTGGCCGGGCGCAGCACCGGCAACGTTGACGGTTCGGGCGACGCCGCGGGCGAGCTGCTCATCCACGGCACCGACGCCAGCTCCCTCGACGTGTTCGAGATGGTCACCAACTGA